GGAGAATTAGATGCTGCAATTGCCCAGTTTGATCCAAACGATGTAAACGTGGCGAACGACCACTATTTTGCAGGAAATGTACCAAAGTGGATTGCATTTGCTAAATCACTTAAGTTTAGAATCTTGATGACTATGGTTGATTCAGATCCTTCTAAGCAAAGTGAAATTCAAGCAATGCTAGCGGAAGGTGGAATGATTTCATCCAATGCTGAAGCTGCAGAATATGGATTCTACAACGAGTCTGGACACTACAATCCAAACTGGAACGTACTAAACACCTTTGCTGGTGGTCAGAACCTATTCTATTTTGCTTCTGAAGTAACTGTAGAAACTATGAAGAAGTACAACGATCCTAGATTGAACATTTACTTCTTCCCTGGAAACGACACTACTGGAATTAGAGGTGTTGAGCCTGGTACATCTGGAGACTACGACAAGGATGCTAGAATTAGCCTTAACGTTGTACGTCCTGACGCACCAGAGCGCGTATTTACATACACAGAGCAGCTGTTCTTGGAAGCAGAAGCTGAATTTAGATTTGGATCTGCGGTAAATGCAGATGCAAAAATGCGCGCTGCGATCACTAACTCTATGCAATACTGGGGTGTAGACCAAACGGCTATTGATGCTTACTTGGTAACCCTTCCAAACTTAGCTACTCAAACTCCAGCACAAGGACTTCAGTTAATAGCTGAGCAACACTGGATTGCTTCTATTGACAAGCCTATTGAAGCTTGGACGAACTGGAGAAGATTGGAGTTCCCAGCTCTTTCTCTACCGGATGGAGCAACATTAGGAGATATTGTTAGAAGGCTTCCTTATCCACCAGATGAGGTAAACTCTAACCCTAACGCTCCAACGCAACCATCTCTTGATACTAAGATGTGGTTCGATAAATAAACCTTAAAAGGAGGCTTCGGCCTCCTTTTTGCATTTAACCCCAGGCAGTTAAACTGTCTGGGGTTTTGTGTTTTGGGGTTTATTAAAATGCTAGTAAGCATTTCATAAGCCAATAAGCACAACTCTTGCGTGCGTACTCCAAGAGACTCTTCTATCTTTCACATGGCTGACTTACAAATCCAGCAGCGCCGTGCGGTGGGGTTTAGCGAGCAGCCCCCTACATCCAAGACAAATAGAACAGTCAGAATTTCAATAGATATAGTTATGTTTGGAATAACCCTATGAAATATACCGACCCCAGCGGGTACATTATTGAACCGGAAGCCGTAGAAAGAGATCCTGTTGTTATTAATAATGGAGGTTCACATAACAACTTCGGCTTCGGACATAGAAACATCTACAATCCAATGGATTCTTATAATTGGTATGGTAGTCATGGATGGAATGTGAGCTGGGAACCAACCAGATGGGTACCACCACCCCCTCCACCAGAAAACAAAGACGAGAGTAAGGATAAGGATAGCGAAGTGGAAGCTCCAACTGAAATCCAAAACTTTTACATTGGAAATCCCAATGCCAATGTGGCTCACCTAAGATTTTTGTTGCAATATTTCGAATTTGAGGGTGGAGAGTTTTACATAACCTTTGGAACCAAATTTCATGCTGAGGGTGTAGTGCAGACAGAGGTTGAGCGAGGTGGGGGGAATACAATTTCAGGAATTCCGTCTGACATTTCAGGGGGTGGCTCTATTGTTACTACAGAAGTTGGTTTGGCTGCGGATTTGACTATTAAAGAAATGGCCAAAAAAGCCCCTCAATCTTTGAAAGTTATTTCTAAAGTTTCGAATGGAGGAGGTGGTGTTTTAGGTGCTTTTGATAATGGTATTCAAACTTATAATGATTATCAGAATGGTAATTATGGTAGAGCTACTCTAAACGGTGCGCAAGGAGCAGCATATTTAACTGGGACAGTAATGTTATTTACTCCTTTGGCTCCATTAGGTGGAGCAATTTTACTTGGCACAACGATAAGTGATTGGATACAGTCTGGTGTGGAGTATGGAACAGGGATTGAAAACTATTAAGTATGCTTTTAAACTTGTTTAAATATCACCTTTCGTATGTCTATTTTATGAAAGGGTTGTATAGAAAAAGAAATGCTGATAATACAACAAATGCGGGCGTTTTAGGTGTTTTTCTTATAGTGTTTAATTTACACTCTGTAATTGTTTTGTTAGAATGCTTTACAGGCGTAAATGTTGGGCTGTTGGAATTTTGGAAACCAAGTGATACTCCGAAAGTTGGAATGGGATATATTGGAGGCTTTTCTTTAGCTGTAGCTTACCTGTTGGGTATTGGTTTTGTGAAAAAAAATACCTCAGAAAAGGAAAGGCGTTTGATTTTGAAAAATATTGTGAGCCAAGGTAGACGTAAGCTTACAAGTGTTTTTTACACATTGTTTAGTGTATTACTTTTCTTATTTACAATATTACTATTGATAATCACTATCATTCCCGATGGAGGAATTAAATAAGCCGAAAAAAGCTCGAGCAATCGGGCTTTTTTGCTTTTACAGTGCTGCTACATTTATTAGAAAGAAGTCTTTAAACTTCTTTTTATTAGGCATTTAATCAATAAGTTTAAATATGGTGGCTCTATCTTCTTCAAGGAGCCGTTGAATTAGGTGCATTAAATCCCAAAGTTTACAGTTTAAAACCTTTCACTGGGCTGGATTACAAATCCAGCAGCGCCATGCGTTGGGGTTTGGGTTACCTTTATGTCAACTTGAAAAAAAACATACCATTTAATTGATATAATGGGGTTAAGACAAGTAAACTCCCAACATAATGGAAGGGCCAATTTTAAGAAGGGTTTGTATCTGTATATGATTTAAAAAAGCCGTAAATTTACTTATATGGCAAGTGTAGATAAGATCCGATACGAAATAATTGAAAAGATAATGTCCATAGAGAACAAGGCTTTTTTAGAGGCCTTGGATCAACTAATTGCTACATCTCAACAAAATGAAAATGTTTATCCGTTAAACGAATTCCAAAAGCAGCTTCTACTGATGAGTGAAGAGGATATTAAATACGGATCTACTATTACCCAAGAAGAACTTCTCAAGCGAAAAAAACAATGGCTAAACGACAAGTAGTTTGGACCCAAACTGCGGATATTCAATTAACCATTGTACTAGAGTATTGGGTAAACAGAACCCAAAGTGTAACTTTTTCTAGGAAATTATTACATAAGGTTACGGAAAGAACCCTTCAAATTGCAGAAAAACCTCAGATGTATCGTAAAGCTGGGTTAGAAAACATACGAGTTGCCAGCATGGGGAATTACAGCATTTATTATAAGCACTCGGACAAAGAATTAATCGTACTTGCCTTTTGGGATAACCGTCAAGATTCCAAAGAACTATTGCATCTCCTGAAACGGTGATGCCTTCCAACCAACCTTTCATATGGCTGGATTACAAATCCACCAGCACTGTGCGGTGAGCTCAGATTATTTTCGATTCTTTACCACTAATGCAAAACAAAAAACCCCAGACTTGCGCCTGGGGTTTGATATCATTAGGGGATGTTTTTAACTTAAAAGCTTGCGAACTACCGCAGAGATCTCTTTTCCATCGGCTTTTCCTGCCAACTTTTTACTGGCTACTCCCATTACTTTACCCATTTCAGAGGCCTGGCTTACGCCCAGATCCTTAATAATGGTTTTAAGTTCGGTTTCTAGCTCTTCTGCTGACATTTTTGCTGGTAAATAAGCTTCGATTACCTCGGCCTGCAACATCTCTTCTTGGTACTGTTCCTCGCGGTTTTGTTCCTTGAAGATTTCGGCGGCTTCCATTCTTTGTTTGTGAAGCTTTTGTAGAATTTTCATTCCCGTTGCTTCATCAACATCTCCGCTACCGTCTTTAGTAGCTTCTAATAATAAAGCCGACTTTATAGCGCGAAGGGCTGCAAGCTTATCCTTCTCCTTGGCCTTCATGGCCGTTTTTATATCCTCGTTTATCTGTGCAGTTAAACTCATTCTAATCTACGTTATCGTGTAAAAAGCTGTTGTCGCTGTTTAGGTAATTGTCTTTATCTAACGATAGGCGAGAGCTTTCATCGTCTTCGCTTTCTACGTTTTTAAACTTAAAATTAGCTCTAACGTAAGCTGGCTCTTTTTCTAACTCCGCCAATCCACCTGGAGTACGCATGCGATCTGACATATCTTTAATCTTCGCAATGCGCTTTTCTATTTTCTCGGTTTCAATTGCCATGGTTTTGCGATCTCCAGAAAACAAATCGATTTGCGGTTGCGCATCGTCTTTATTTTCCTCTTTATGCGCTCTATTTACCGGTGCATTATAGTTGTTTTCAACTACTTCTTCTTGCTCCTGCTTAAACTGCTTATTCGCCTCTACCTGGTGTGTATTATTATCCTCCGTTTCATCTTCATCCTCATCTAAAAGTATGTAGGTCTTTTTCTGAGGAGCTGGCTCTTCTTGCCGAGGGGTTTGCATAGTATTTTGCTCATTGGAACGCAGCTCTGGTTTGCTTCCAAAGGCAGAAAAACGCATAGCTTGAGGCTCTTCCTCGGTTGCAGGCTGCTCTGCTCTGGCATTTACCTCTTCCTCTGGTTTAGATGCAATAGGCTGTTCTTGTGGAGCTGGTTGCTGCTCGGTCTTTTCCTCTACTGGTTTAGAAACTAAAAATGGCTCGGCTTCCTGCTCTTCTTCCTGCACTGGATTGGGTGCATTAGATGTTTCGAAAGGATTGGAAATTTTCTTTCCAACCGGCTTAATGTCTTCTTCTAAATCTCTGTATTGTTTTACCTCTTCTCTGTTAGGATTATTGATGTCGCTATTGGCATTAAATCCAGTAGCAATAACCGTTACAGAAATTTTATCTCCAAGTTCTTCGTCTATCGCGTAACCCCAGATTACATCTGCGGTAGAACCTGCAGCTTCTTGGATGTAATCGGTAATAGTAGAGATTTCATCCATCATGATCTCTTGGTTACCGTAGGTAATGTTAAGCAGTACAAACTGAGCACCAGAGATATCGTTATCGTTAAGAAGTGGTGATTCAAGTGCACATTCAACGGCTTTAAGCGCACGACCTTCTCCTTCTGCAAGTCCCGATCCCATGATCGCCACACCAGAGTTTTTCATAACGGTTTGAACATCGTTCATATCCACGTTAATTTCTCCAGTGATGGAAACTACTTCTGCAATTCCTTTTGCAGCGGTAGTTAATACATCGTCGGCTTTTGCAAAAGCTTCTTTAAGCGAAAGGTTTCCATAAACCTCTCTAAGTTTATCGTTTTGGATTACCAGAAGGGTATCAACAGCATTGCGCATTTGTTCCAATCCACGTGCCGCTTGATCTCTTCTTTTTCTTCCTTCGAAATTAAAAGGAATGGTAACAATTCCCACCGTTAAAATCCCCATTTCTCTTGCAGCCTGTGCAATAACAGGTGCTGCACCGGTACCTGTACCGCCACCCATACCGGCGGTAATGAATACCATGGTTGTATTTTTCTCAAGGATTTCCTTAACGTCGTCTATACTCTCGATAGCCGCGTTCTTTCCAACATCAGGAATAGAACCCGCACCTCTACCTTCGGTTAAGCTGGCTCCCAATTGTAATTTAACTGGAACCGGACTTTTATCCAACGACTGAGAATCGGTGTTACAAATCATAAAATCCACACCTTGTATACCCCGTTGGTACATGTGGTTTACTGCGTTAGATCCTCCGCCTCCTACTCCAATTACCTTGATAATTGAGCTGTGGTCTTTTGGTAAATCAAATTTCATCATAACGGATTGGTATTATGGTTTGTATGGATTTTAATTTTCCTCGTCGAGGATTTTAATTGCGTTATTAAATATGGTTTTAAAGAAATTTCCTTTTCTAGCTTTAGAATGGTACTTAACAGTGTTGTTGTAAACCGCGCTATCAGGGTTTGCAGATTGTTTACCATTAAATCCTTTCATAACAAGTCCAACACCTGTTGCGTGCGATGGGCTACCAATGCTATCATCGAATGATTTTCCGAGGTGCATATTTGGGTAACCAATTCGCGTATCAAAACCTGTTTTGTATTCAAACAATTGCTTGATATGCTTTAACTGAGAACCACCTCCGGTAACGACTATTCCAGCAATTAGTTGGTCTTGCAACTTGCTGTTTTTGATTTCGTAGTAGATATGGTCGATGATCTCCTCCATTCTACACTGCACAATTCCCGCCAAATTTTTTACCGAAATCTCCTTAGAGGGTCTGTTTTGCAAGCCAGGAATACAAACAATTTCATTCTCCTGGCTCTCATCTTGCAGGGCAGACCCAAACTTAACTTTCAGCTTTTCGGCCTGGTTTTTAAGAATGGCACATCCCGACTTAATGTCTTCTGTAATTACGTTACCACCGAATGGAATTACAGCTGAGTGACG
This genomic interval from Luteibaculum oceani contains the following:
- a CDS encoding SusD/RagB family nutrient-binding outer membrane lipoprotein; this translates as MKLNKTFIGILLLSTMALVSCKKDWLDVNQDPETTSNVDPEFLIYTAQSEYATNRTTEIGLSGSMWTQLWASGASASVFRNPERYIFSVFTTGNTWRNHYPNSQKNLKFAIDIAENPESGPAKPNIAAQAKVMRALIFYTTTMLWGDVPYSQAINSDIDAPKFDRQEDILNGLLGELDAAIAQFDPNDVNVANDHYFAGNVPKWIAFAKSLKFRILMTMVDSDPSKQSEIQAMLAEGGMISSNAEAAEYGFYNESGHYNPNWNVLNTFAGGQNLFYFASEVTVETMKKYNDPRLNIYFFPGNDTTGIRGVEPGTSGDYDKDARISLNVVRPDAPERVFTYTEQLFLEAEAEFRFGSAVNADAKMRAAITNSMQYWGVDQTAIDAYLVTLPNLATQTPAQGLQLIAEQHWIASIDKPIEAWTNWRRLEFPALSLPDGATLGDIVRRLPYPPDEVNSNPNAPTQPSLDTKMWFDK
- a CDS encoding type II toxin-antitoxin system RelE/ParE family toxin; the encoded protein is MAKRQVVWTQTADIQLTIVLEYWVNRTQSVTFSRKLLHKVTERTLQIAEKPQMYRKAGLENIRVASMGNYSIYYKHSDKELIVLAFWDNRQDSKELLHLLKR
- a CDS encoding GatB/YqeY domain-containing protein, translated to MSLTAQINEDIKTAMKAKEKDKLAALRAIKSALLLEATKDGSGDVDEATGMKILQKLHKQRMEAAEIFKEQNREEQYQEEMLQAEVIEAYLPAKMSAEELETELKTIIKDLGVSQASEMGKVMGVASKKLAGKADGKEISAVVRKLLS
- the ftsZ gene encoding cell division protein FtsZ, whose protein sequence is MKFDLPKDHSSIIKVIGVGGGGSNAVNHMYQRGIQGVDFMICNTDSQSLDKSPVPVKLQLGASLTEGRGAGSIPDVGKNAAIESIDDVKEILEKNTTMVFITAGMGGGTGTGAAPVIAQAAREMGILTVGIVTIPFNFEGRKRRDQAARGLEQMRNAVDTLLVIQNDKLREVYGNLSLKEAFAKADDVLTTAAKGIAEVVSITGEINVDMNDVQTVMKNSGVAIMGSGLAEGEGRALKAVECALESPLLNDNDISGAQFVLLNITYGNQEIMMDEISTITDYIQEAAGSTADVIWGYAIDEELGDKISVTVIATGFNANSDINNPNREEVKQYRDLEEDIKPVGKKISNPFETSNAPNPVQEEEQEAEPFLVSKPVEEKTEQQPAPQEQPIASKPEEEVNARAEQPATEEEPQAMRFSAFGSKPELRSNEQNTMQTPRQEEPAPQKKTYILLDEDEDETEDNNTHQVEANKQFKQEQEEVVENNYNAPVNRAHKEENKDDAQPQIDLFSGDRKTMAIETEKIEKRIAKIKDMSDRMRTPGGLAELEKEPAYVRANFKFKNVESEDDESSRLSLDKDNYLNSDNSFLHDNVD